In Neorhizobium sp. NCHU2750, a single genomic region encodes these proteins:
- a CDS encoding Bax inhibitor-1/YccA family protein: MADFNNYQNRMAQSRAQSGAMIDQGLRAYMLKVYNLMALGLAITGLAAYGTYAFAVSNPAVAQALYGGPLKWVIMLAPVALVFFLSFRINSMSVSAAQMTFWVYAALMGLSLSSIFLVFTGQSIVQTFFVTAASFGALSLYGYTTKKSLSGFGSFLIMGLFGLIIASIVNIFLQSSAMGFAISVIGVLIFAGLTAYDTQKIKEMYWEGNDSTATGRMAIMGALTLYLDFINLFTFLLQFLGNRNN; the protein is encoded by the coding sequence ATGGCTGACTTCAACAACTACCAGAACCGAATGGCGCAGTCCCGCGCACAGTCGGGTGCGATGATCGATCAGGGCCTTCGCGCCTATATGCTGAAGGTCTACAACCTGATGGCGCTCGGTCTGGCAATCACCGGTCTGGCAGCTTACGGCACCTATGCTTTCGCGGTTTCCAACCCGGCTGTTGCACAAGCGCTTTATGGCGGCCCGCTCAAGTGGGTGATCATGCTCGCCCCCGTCGCGCTGGTCTTCTTCCTGAGCTTCCGCATCAATTCGATGAGCGTATCTGCAGCGCAGATGACCTTCTGGGTCTATGCCGCTTTGATGGGCCTGTCGCTGTCGTCGATCTTCCTGGTCTTCACCGGCCAGAGCATCGTACAGACGTTCTTCGTCACCGCAGCTTCGTTCGGCGCGCTGTCGCTTTACGGCTATACGACGAAGAAGAGCCTGTCGGGCTTCGGATCGTTCCTGATCATGGGCCTGTTCGGCCTGATCATCGCCTCGATCGTCAACATCTTCCTGCAGTCTTCTGCAATGGGCTTCGCCATCTCCGTGATCGGCGTGCTGATCTTCGCAGGCCTCACCGCCTACGACACCCAGAAGATCAAGGAAATGTACTGGGAAGGCAACGACTCCACCGCGACCGGCCGCATGGCCATCATGGGTGCGCTGACCCTCTACCTCGACTTCATCAACCTCTTCACCTTCCTGCTGCAGTTCCTCGGCAACCGCAACAACTAA
- a CDS encoding GNAT family N-acetyltransferase: MTFSIRNATSADLPAITEIYRDSVLNGTASYEITPPDLDEMTGRHAGIVDKGYPYITAEGADGTLLGYAYASAFRTRPAYRWLVEDSIYLAPAARGQGIGKALLKELLFRCEALGFRQMVAVIGGASPASVAVHASLGFELTGTLKGTGFKHGKWLDTVLMQIALGEGKETDPDLAAYPGNLFVG; this comes from the coding sequence ATGACATTTTCTATCCGTAACGCTACAAGCGCCGACCTTCCGGCAATCACCGAGATCTATCGCGACAGCGTGCTGAACGGCACCGCAAGCTACGAGATCACCCCGCCGGACCTCGACGAGATGACCGGCCGGCATGCGGGTATTGTCGACAAGGGTTATCCCTATATCACAGCCGAGGGCGCGGACGGCACGCTGCTGGGCTATGCCTATGCATCGGCATTCCGCACCCGCCCTGCCTATCGCTGGCTGGTGGAGGATTCGATCTATCTTGCCCCCGCCGCCCGCGGACAGGGGATCGGCAAGGCACTCCTGAAGGAACTGCTTTTCCGCTGCGAGGCGCTCGGTTTTCGCCAGATGGTCGCCGTCATCGGCGGCGCAAGCCCGGCATCGGTTGCCGTCCACGCGAGCCTCGGCTTCGAACTGACCGGCACATTGAAGGGCACCGGCTTCAAGCACGGCAAATGGCTGGATACCGTGCTGATGCAGATCGCGCTTGGCGAGGGCAAGGAGACGGACCCGGATCTGGCGGCTTATCCGGGGAACCTGTTTGTCGGCTGA
- a CDS encoding DUF2794 domain-containing protein → MADQPDLPAGAKPQDPTVVVSLSEYRQSRDPIPVTFHRRELDAILWIYGRMVGEGEWKDYAIDHLKDRAVFSIFKRSGEMPLFRIEKNPKLAAKQGAYAVINTNGLILKRGHELQQVLKVFDKALKLVD, encoded by the coding sequence ATGGCTGATCAGCCCGATTTGCCAGCAGGCGCTAAGCCGCAGGATCCCACCGTCGTCGTCAGCCTCAGCGAATATCGACAAAGCCGCGATCCCATCCCCGTGACCTTTCACCGACGAGAACTCGACGCCATCCTCTGGATCTATGGCCGCATGGTCGGCGAGGGAGAGTGGAAGGATTATGCGATCGATCACCTGAAGGATCGCGCGGTGTTTTCCATCTTCAAGCGATCCGGAGAAATGCCGCTTTTCCGCATCGAAAAGAACCCGAAGCTTGCCGCCAAGCAGGGCGCCTATGCCGTGATCAATACGAACGGGCTGATCCTCAAGCGTGGCCATGAGCTGCAGCAGGTACTTAAGGTGTTCGACAAGGCGTTGAAGCTGGTGGACTGA
- a CDS encoding thioredoxin family protein, whose protein sequence is MAEEVRAPKGVVELFTSQGCASCPPADNALGELVAQGDLVVLSYHVDYWNYLGWPDTLSSKENTERQYGYAKTLGRTGVYTPQAIINGREHVKGTDLSAINGKVDGLEKAGHGLTVPVTAAMRGDEIDINIGEGQGQADVVVAYFTKHQQVDVTKGENSGKNMDYWHSVYDVQSVGMWNGKKMTLTLPGKAFGTNKKDGCAVLLQTSGPGGEPAAIIGATVLMAGRKKDQGAPQSP, encoded by the coding sequence ATGGCGGAGGAAGTGCGGGCGCCAAAGGGCGTGGTCGAACTCTTTACCTCTCAGGGCTGCGCATCCTGTCCGCCGGCCGACAACGCGCTGGGCGAGCTTGTTGCTCAGGGCGATCTGGTCGTTCTCTCCTACCATGTCGATTATTGGAACTATCTCGGCTGGCCCGATACTCTCAGCTCCAAGGAAAATACCGAGCGTCAATATGGCTATGCCAAGACGCTGGGCAGAACCGGCGTCTACACACCGCAGGCGATCATCAATGGCCGCGAGCATGTGAAGGGTACGGATCTCTCCGCGATCAACGGCAAGGTCGACGGGCTTGAAAAGGCTGGTCACGGCCTGACCGTGCCGGTGACGGCGGCAATGCGCGGCGACGAGATAGACATCAATATCGGCGAGGGCCAGGGACAGGCCGATGTCGTTGTCGCCTATTTCACCAAGCACCAGCAGGTTGACGTGACGAAGGGCGAAAACAGCGGCAAGAACATGGATTACTGGCACAGCGTCTATGACGTGCAGTCGGTCGGCATGTGGAACGGCAAGAAGATGACGCTCACCTTGCCGGGCAAGGCATTCGGGACGAACAAGAAGGATGGCTGTGCCGTTCTCTTGCAGACGTCCGGGCCCGGCGGCGAACCGGCAGCCATTATCGGAGCCACAGTGCTGATGGCCGGGCGCAAGAAGGACCAGGGCGCGCCGCAATCGCCCTGA